The proteins below come from a single bacterium genomic window:
- a CDS encoding rod shape-determining protein: protein MIFDRLLGLFSHDLAIDLGTATTLVYLKGEGIICSEPSAVAVHRDTRGTKKVLAVGIEAKRMIGRTPGNIVAIRPIKDGVIADFEVTEAMLRYFIRKAHKARTLVRPRIIICVPYGCTEVERRAVRESAQSAGAREVYLIEEPLAAAIGAGLPITEPSGSMIVDIGGGTTEVAVISLGGIVKSQSVRVAGDKMDEAILQYVKRKYNLLIGEPTAEHIKVAIGNAFPGFSESVEIKGLDMVSGVPKALTLHSDEVREALSEPVRIIVDAVKSVFEETPPELAGDIYDRGIVLAGGGALLRNLDALLREETGLPVTVAEDPLSCVVLGSGKALDELDLLRQVALH from the coding sequence ATGATTTTCGACCGGCTGCTCGGGCTGTTTTCACATGATCTGGCGATCGATCTGGGCACCGCGACGACGCTGGTGTACTTGAAGGGGGAGGGGATCATCTGCTCCGAGCCCTCCGCCGTGGCGGTCCATCGGGATACCCGTGGAACCAAGAAGGTGCTCGCCGTCGGCATCGAGGCGAAGCGGATGATCGGCCGCACGCCGGGGAACATCGTCGCGATCCGCCCCATCAAGGACGGCGTCATCGCCGATTTCGAGGTCACCGAGGCGATGCTGCGGTACTTCATACGGAAGGCCCACAAGGCCCGCACCCTCGTGCGTCCCCGCATCATCATCTGCGTCCCCTACGGCTGCACCGAGGTGGAACGGCGCGCCGTCCGCGAGTCCGCGCAGAGCGCGGGCGCCCGGGAGGTGTATCTCATCGAGGAGCCGCTGGCGGCGGCGATCGGGGCGGGGCTCCCCATCACCGAACCGTCCGGCAGCATGATCGTCGACATCGGCGGAGGGACGACCGAGGTGGCGGTCATCTCCCTGGGGGGGATCGTCAAGAGCCAGTCGGTGCGGGTGGCCGGCGACAAGATGGACGAAGCGATCCTCCAGTACGTGAAACGGAAGTACAACCTGCTGATCGGCGAGCCGACGGCGGAACATATCAAGGTTGCGATCGGCAACGCGTTCCCGGGTTTCTCGGAATCCGTGGAGATCAAGGGACTCGACATGGTCTCCGGGGTGCCCAAGGCGCTGACCCTCCACTCGGACGAGGTGCGGGAGGCGCTGTCCGAGCCGGTCCGGATCATCGTCGACGCCGTCAAGAGCGTTTTCGAGGAAACCCCGCCGGAGCTGGCGGGAGACATCTACGACCGGGGAATCGTGCTTGCCGGCGGGGGAGCGTTGCTGCGAAACCTCGATGCCCTGCTGCGGGAAGAGACGGGGCTTCCCGTCACGGTGGCGGAGGACCCGCTCTCCTGCGTGGTGCTCGGGTCCGGCAAGGCCCTGGACGAGCTCGACCTGCTGCGGCAGGTGGCCCTGCATTAA
- the trxA gene encoding thioredoxin → MAGNILELNSTNFQSTVEGGTPVLVDFWAPWCGPCRVIAPILEEVAKEFDGKTRVGKVNVDDSPEIASRFGVRGIPTLILFKDGQIKGQMVGVNPKSSIVSLVQKNL, encoded by the coding sequence ATGGCAGGAAACATCCTCGAACTGAACAGCACGAACTTCCAATCGACGGTGGAGGGCGGGACTCCCGTCCTCGTCGACTTTTGGGCGCCGTGGTGCGGACCGTGCCGGGTGATCGCCCCGATCCTCGAGGAGGTCGCGAAGGAATTCGACGGGAAGACGCGCGTGGGAAAGGTGAACGTCGACGACAGCCCGGAGATCGCCTCGCGGTTCGGCGTGCGGGGGATCCCGACGCTGATCCTCTTCAAGGACGGCCAGATCAAGGGGCAGATGGTCGGCGTCAACCCGAAGTCCAGCATCGTCTCCCTGGTGCAGAAAAACCTTTGA
- the mreC gene encoding rod shape-determining protein MreC, which translates to MGSFFRNWWRLLVAVVLLVAAIQVFVRPSIALERAEPVRAAGVVLFRPFYSAVDFLRGGLSDAWNRYIALVGVSRENERLRKEVMDLRERLHETRDAVLENRRLKELLRYSETVERRTLGARVVGHDVSPWFRAIFLGTGSEAGIETGMSVVTPYGAVGRIHKVHPGLSEVLLVTDGRFAADVMVERSRVRAIAEGVGGNFCRLKYVSPAHDVAVGDRIVFSGFDGSMPKGVLLGTVVSVDRPKESLFQKVKVQCAVNFQDVEDVMVILSRPTVPFRAGKD; encoded by the coding sequence ATGGGATCCTTCTTCCGGAATTGGTGGCGTCTCCTCGTTGCCGTCGTGCTCCTGGTGGCGGCGATACAGGTCTTCGTCCGTCCTTCGATCGCCCTTGAGCGCGCCGAGCCGGTGCGCGCCGCCGGAGTCGTCCTCTTCCGTCCCTTCTACTCCGCCGTGGATTTCCTGCGCGGCGGCCTTTCCGACGCCTGGAACCGGTACATCGCCCTGGTGGGCGTGTCCCGGGAGAACGAGCGGCTCCGCAAGGAGGTGATGGACCTCCGGGAGCGTCTCCACGAGACCCGCGACGCCGTCCTCGAGAACCGGCGGTTGAAGGAGCTCCTGCGCTACTCGGAGACCGTCGAGCGGCGGACCCTCGGTGCGCGCGTGGTCGGGCACGACGTCTCCCCCTGGTTCCGGGCGATCTTCCTCGGCACGGGGTCGGAGGCGGGGATCGAGACCGGGATGTCCGTGGTCACCCCCTACGGCGCGGTCGGGCGGATCCACAAGGTCCACCCGGGGCTTTCCGAGGTGCTGCTCGTCACGGACGGCAGGTTCGCGGCCGACGTGATGGTCGAGCGGAGCCGGGTCCGCGCCATCGCGGAAGGGGTCGGCGGGAATTTCTGCCGGCTGAAGTACGTCTCCCCGGCGCACGACGTCGCGGTGGGCGACCGGATCGTCTTCTCCGGGTTCGACGGGAGCATGCCCAAGGGAGTCCTCCTCGGCACCGTGGTCAGCGTCGACCGCCCCAAGGAGAGCCTCTTCCAGAAGGTGAAGGTCCAGTGCGCGGTGAACTTCCAGGACGTCGAGGATGTGATGGTGATCCTCTCGCGTCCCACCGTGCCGTTCCGGGCGGGGAAAGATTGA
- the rodA gene encoding rod shape-determining protein RodA, protein MNLPSKWARMDWPLLLIALALSAIGLLNVYSGTRVHGVPGTALVTRQLIWILLGVGAFFAVYFLSDGFIEEVTNGFFIAVLLLLVVVLLAGRVRGGAQRWIAIGAFNFQPSEFAKIAVTLALARYFSTKYRYGGIGLKELLPAIGLALVPFLLVALQPDLGSAGVFIFILAGMAVVACVRWKVLAFFAAAGASAIPVLWFFMKEYQRQRVLTFMNPELDPLGAGYHVIQSKIAVGSGGIIGKGYLQGTQGSLRFLPEQHTDFAFAVFSEEWGFLGSLLLLVLFLLLVYRLFFLTVRSQDRFASFACGGIEVFFLTHIVINLAMVCGLFPVVGIPLPFVSYGGSSMLTGMMALGAVANLSRSRFTFQGAGGKSSEIAS, encoded by the coding sequence GTGAACCTTCCGTCGAAATGGGCGCGGATGGACTGGCCGCTGCTGCTCATCGCCCTGGCCCTCAGCGCGATCGGGCTGCTGAACGTATATTCCGGGACGCGGGTCCACGGCGTTCCGGGGACCGCGCTGGTGACCCGGCAGCTCATCTGGATCCTTCTCGGGGTCGGCGCCTTCTTCGCCGTCTACTTCCTGAGCGACGGCTTCATCGAAGAGGTCACGAACGGCTTCTTCATCGCCGTGCTCCTTCTTCTCGTGGTGGTGCTGCTGGCGGGGAGGGTCCGCGGGGGGGCCCAACGGTGGATCGCCATCGGAGCGTTCAACTTCCAGCCGTCGGAGTTCGCGAAGATCGCCGTCACGCTCGCACTGGCCCGGTACTTCTCGACGAAGTACCGGTACGGAGGGATCGGGCTGAAGGAGCTCCTTCCGGCGATCGGGCTGGCCCTCGTGCCCTTCCTCCTGGTGGCGCTCCAACCCGACCTCGGAAGCGCGGGGGTGTTCATTTTCATCCTCGCGGGGATGGCGGTGGTGGCGTGCGTGCGGTGGAAGGTGCTCGCGTTTTTCGCGGCGGCCGGCGCGTCCGCGATTCCCGTCCTCTGGTTCTTCATGAAGGAGTACCAGCGGCAACGGGTGCTCACCTTCATGAACCCCGAGCTCGACCCGCTGGGGGCCGGGTACCACGTGATCCAGTCGAAGATCGCGGTGGGGTCCGGCGGGATCATCGGGAAGGGGTACCTGCAGGGGACCCAGGGATCGCTCCGGTTCCTGCCGGAGCAGCACACCGATTTCGCCTTCGCCGTCTTCTCCGAGGAGTGGGGATTCCTCGGGTCCCTCCTGCTGCTCGTCCTGTTCCTGCTGCTGGTCTATCGCCTCTTCTTCCTCACCGTCCGGTCGCAGGACCGCTTCGCGTCGTTCGCCTGCGGGGGGATCGAGGTATTCTTCCTGACCCACATCGTCATCAACCTGGCGATGGTGTGCGGCCTCTTCCCCGTCGTGGGGATCCCGCTTCCGTTCGTGAGCTACGGAGGGTCGTCGATGTTGACCGGCATGATGGCGCTGGGCGCGGTGGCGAACCTGTCCCGATCCCGGTTCACGTTCCAGGGGGCGGGGGGGAAATCGAGCGAGATCGCTTCCTGA
- the mrdA gene encoding penicillin-binding protein 2, which yields MTGRIRKREQDPDITRRSRILLYVALAAFAFLLGRLYWLQVVESDRYRNLAENNRLRLRTVRAPRGLILDRKGRPIAETQGSYDLACTPVDVKDLEAEIGLLAEIVEFDVDNDEVLDKIRSAQRSNPYSSLTVARDLRFEQISVIEFNRENLPGFSVMVEAKRSYPYGTAFAHALGYVGEASPEEMERSEDGSLAMGDLIGKYGIERLMDNVLRGVNGGRKVEVDAAGRDQRLVEEVPYHAGGAVHTSLDADLQVTAQDALGNRAGAVIALAPRTGEVLAFYSGPAFDPNVFARGIRKADWQALNTDPRKPMQNKGLQGTYAPGSTIKPFLAMTALEEKMQETGKTVQCPGTYRLGNRVFRCWRPKGHGAVDMYRALVQSCDVYFYTLGLKLGPDRVAKLEKGAGLGTITGIDLPGERKGLVPDPEWKRTVSKEKWYDYESVILGIGQGALHLTPLEMAVGYAALATGGEVMRPRVVSKVVGKDGKVRTFPPEMLRKLPWNPENVEFIRKALAGVVNDYGTGGGAKLPGIVVGGKTGTAQVASVKGKMIKSEDLPYEIRDHAWFVAFAPVDDPQIVVAAMVEHGGHGGSAAAPIVKAVLQEFFRTRVAGPPGKGGA from the coding sequence ATGACCGGCCGGATCCGCAAGCGGGAGCAGGACCCCGACATCACCCGCCGATCGCGTATCCTCCTCTACGTTGCCTTGGCGGCGTTCGCGTTTCTCCTCGGCCGGCTCTACTGGCTCCAGGTGGTGGAGTCCGACCGGTACCGGAATCTCGCGGAGAACAACCGGCTCCGCCTCCGGACGGTCCGCGCGCCCCGGGGATTGATCCTCGATCGGAAAGGGAGGCCGATCGCGGAGACGCAGGGCTCCTACGATCTCGCCTGCACCCCGGTGGACGTCAAGGACCTCGAGGCCGAGATCGGCCTCCTCGCCGAGATCGTCGAGTTCGACGTCGACAACGACGAGGTCCTGGACAAGATCCGCTCCGCGCAGCGGTCCAACCCGTACAGCAGCCTCACCGTGGCGCGGGACCTTCGGTTCGAGCAGATCTCCGTCATCGAGTTCAACCGGGAGAACCTCCCCGGCTTCTCCGTCATGGTCGAGGCGAAACGGAGCTACCCGTACGGCACGGCCTTCGCGCACGCCCTCGGGTACGTGGGCGAGGCGAGTCCCGAGGAGATGGAACGGTCGGAAGACGGCTCGCTGGCCATGGGGGACCTGATCGGCAAGTACGGGATCGAGCGGTTGATGGACAACGTCCTGCGGGGGGTGAACGGCGGCCGGAAAGTGGAGGTGGACGCGGCCGGGAGAGACCAGCGGCTCGTCGAGGAGGTCCCTTACCATGCCGGCGGCGCCGTGCACACCTCGCTGGACGCCGACCTGCAGGTGACGGCCCAGGATGCGCTGGGAAACCGGGCGGGGGCCGTGATCGCCCTCGCTCCGCGGACGGGGGAGGTCCTCGCGTTTTACTCCGGCCCCGCGTTCGATCCGAACGTGTTCGCGCGCGGGATCCGCAAGGCCGACTGGCAGGCGCTGAACACCGACCCTCGCAAGCCGATGCAGAACAAGGGCCTGCAGGGGACGTACGCCCCGGGATCCACCATCAAGCCGTTCCTCGCGATGACGGCCCTCGAGGAGAAGATGCAGGAAACCGGGAAGACGGTCCAATGCCCCGGGACGTACCGTCTCGGGAACCGGGTTTTCCGCTGCTGGAGGCCGAAGGGGCACGGCGCCGTCGACATGTACCGGGCGCTCGTGCAGTCGTGCGACGTCTACTTCTACACGCTCGGGCTGAAACTGGGACCCGACCGGGTGGCGAAGCTGGAGAAGGGCGCAGGGCTGGGCACGATCACGGGGATCGATCTCCCCGGGGAGCGGAAAGGGCTGGTCCCGGACCCGGAGTGGAAGCGCACCGTGTCCAAGGAGAAATGGTACGACTACGAGAGCGTGATCCTCGGGATCGGCCAGGGCGCGCTGCACCTCACTCCCCTCGAGATGGCCGTCGGCTACGCGGCGCTGGCCACGGGCGGCGAAGTGATGCGGCCCCGCGTCGTGTCGAAGGTGGTCGGCAAGGACGGGAAGGTGCGTACCTTCCCCCCCGAGATGCTGCGGAAGCTTCCATGGAACCCGGAGAACGTGGAATTCATCCGGAAGGCGCTGGCCGGCGTGGTGAACGACTACGGCACGGGCGGGGGGGCGAAGCTCCCGGGGATCGTGGTCGGCGGGAAGACGGGCACCGCGCAGGTCGCCTCGGTGAAGGGGAAGATGATCAAGTCGGAGGACCTTCCGTACGAGATCCGCGACCACGCGTGGTTCGTCGCGTTCGCCCCGGTGGACGACCCGCAGATCGTCGTGGCGGCGATGGTGGAGCACGGGGGGCACGGCGGATCCGCCGCCGCGCCGATCGTCAAGGCGGTGTTGCAGGAATTCTTCCGGACCCGGGTCGCCGGCCCGCCCGGAAAGGGGGGCGCGTGA
- a CDS encoding CoA-binding protein, whose translation MEQRIEAILSGSKTIAVVGISDKEDRPSHQVAKYLQGHGYRVIPVNPLLTEVLGEKAYKSLAEIPGRVDVVDVFRKSADVPMVAEEAVRIGARFFWMQEGVASDRACEILDAAGIPWVMDRCMKKELEKRGK comes from the coding sequence ATGGAACAGCGGATCGAAGCGATCCTCTCCGGGTCGAAGACGATCGCCGTGGTGGGGATCTCCGACAAGGAGGATCGGCCGAGCCACCAGGTCGCGAAGTACCTCCAGGGCCACGGATACCGCGTGATCCCGGTGAATCCACTCTTGACCGAGGTCCTCGGGGAGAAGGCGTACAAGTCGCTTGCGGAAATCCCCGGGCGGGTCGATGTCGTGGACGTCTTCCGCAAATCGGCGGACGTGCCGATGGTCGCGGAGGAAGCGGTTCGGATCGGGGCCCGCTTCTTCTGGATGCAGGAAGGGGTCGCAAGCGATCGCGCCTGCGAGATCCTGGACGCCGCCGGGATCCCGTGGGTGATGGATCGTTGCATGAAGAAGGAACTGGAAAAGCGGGGAAAATAA